A single region of the Metarhizium brunneum chromosome 6, complete sequence genome encodes:
- the yos1 gene encoding Protein transport protein yos1 has translation MLFFGSFLYITVLLINAVAILSEDRFLARINLSPASYDPAFGTGADASIKAKIIHLIASIRTIMRSTAFTFFFFPSRLVGSG, from the exons ATGTTGTTCTTCGGCAGCTTCCTCTACATCACGGTGCTTCTGATCAACGCCGTGGCCATCCTCTCCGAAGACCGCTTCCTAGCGCGCA TCAATCTCTCCCCGGCCTCGTACGATCCTGCCTTTGGCACCGGCGCCGATGCGAGCATCAAGGCAAAGATCATCCATTTAATCGCTAGTATTCGGACAATTATGCGGAGTACGGCTTTtacctttttcttcttcccttcccGCCTCGTGGGCAGTGGGTAG